From a region of the Vicia villosa cultivar HV-30 ecotype Madison, WI unplaced genomic scaffold, Vvil1.0 ctg.000045F_1_1_1, whole genome shotgun sequence genome:
- the LOC131622921 gene encoding uncharacterized protein LOC131622921: MEDSPAAYIHLVHRLIEECMLFNMSQEECMEALSKHANIKPVITSTVWKELEKENKEFFEAYLKNRVERASETETRQRIQNMVLDSSK, translated from the exons ATGGAAGACTCTCCTGCTGCTTATATCCACTTG GTGCACCGTTTGATAGAAGAGTGTATGTTATTCAACATGAGCCAAGAAGAATGCATGGAAGCTCTTTCCAAGCATGCAAATATCAAACCAGTTATCACCTCCACCG TTTGGAAAGAGTTAGAGAAAGAGAATAAGGAGTTCTTTGAGGCATATTTGAAGAACAGAGTAGAGAGAGCTTCAGAGACAGAGACGAGGCAAAGGATACAAAACATGGTTTTGGATTCTTCTAAATAA
- the LOC131622883 gene encoding uncharacterized protein LOC131622883 gives MISSKNESIDEIKNQLLSTRLELISSKMEANAEIKKYEETVKQLYKLLKSVCQERDEARNQVQLLIRKFQPSVQIDHPMEPSCDLSLSSPQSNEKKISSIGSSNTRIVESRINHQKNHTTLCNNSYDTESVNPNEFVLTSLSLAFPGNSNGPSKMSRGSGSSSGPGSGFLVKNEPMLYMDSNGMQNHTISRKKRKFL, from the exons ATGATTTCTTCGAAAAACGAG aGCATTGATGAGATCAAGAACCAACTTCTAAGCACGAGGCTTGAACTGATATCATCAAAAATGGAAGCAAATGCTGAGATAAAGAAATACGAAGAAACTGttaaacaattatacaaattaTTGAAGAGTGTTTGTCAAGAAAGAGATGAAGCAAGAAATCAAGTTCAATTGCTAATAAGAAAATTCCAACCATCTGTGCAAATTGATCATCCAATGGAACCTTCGTGTGATTTATCCTTGTCTAGTCCTCAATCAAATGAGAAGAAAATTTCTTCAATAGGTTCATCAAATACAAGGATAGTTGAATCACGCATAAATCATCAAAAGAATCACACAACTCTTTGTAACAATAGTTATGATACGGAAAGTGTTAATCCAAATGAGTTTGTTCTAACTTCTTTGAGTTTAGCATTTCCTGGAAATTCTAATGGACCTTCTAAGATGTCTCGTGGTTCTGGTTCAAGTTCGGGTCCGGGTTCTGGCTTTTTAGTGAAGAATGAACCAATGTTATATATGGATTCAAATGGGATGCAGAATCATACAATAtcaagaaaaaagagaaagtttCTATGA